In Methanosphaera sp. ISO3-F5, a genomic segment contains:
- a CDS encoding PadR family transcriptional regulator: MEKNDKDNNIIYDEDILNKLIEYNIFVKGASKAFTIFLILWFLSKRNMHGYLIMKKIDEFFMPQIEVGLMKETKANKIYPLLKTLTEHKLIEFYPGIHKKKDVKIYRLTEEGEKTLKLIKTAYRQNTQRKIWKELINDLIKE, translated from the coding sequence ATGGAAAAAAATGATAAAGATAATAATATAATATATGATGAAGATATATTGAATAAACTCATCGAATACAACATTTTTGTAAAAGGAGCCAGTAAAGCTTTTACAATATTTCTAATATTATGGTTTCTATCTAAAAGAAATATGCATGGCTATTTAATAATGAAGAAGATTGATGAATTCTTTATGCCACAAATAGAAGTAGGATTAATGAAAGAAACAAAAGCAAACAAAATATATCCTCTTTTAAAGACCCTGACAGAACACAAATTAATAGAATTCTACCCTGGAATTCATAAAAAGAAAGATGTGAAAATATACCGCCTAACAGAAGAAGGCGAAAAAACATTAAAACTAATAAAAACAGCCTATCGACAAAACACGCAAAGAAAAATATGGAAAGAATTAATAAATGATTTAATCAAAGAATAG
- a CDS encoding CTP synthase gives MVNLSKYIVVTGGVVSSIGKGITSASIGRILRSYGVNVTAIKIDPYLNWDSGTLNPYQHGEVYVTDDGMECDLDLGHYERFLDTELSGKANITTGKVYSSVIEKERKGEYLGSCVQIIPHITEEIKIMIRDVAKKTKAEVVMVEVGGTVGDIESQPFIEAVRQLKNEEGHENCMFVHVTYVPYLKAAKEFKTKPTQHSTKELRGLGINPDMIVCRSELLLDDNLKEKIAHFCDVPKNAVINTPDAHSIYEVPLTMYSENVGNIVLDRLGMEKPNKADLYEWSQIVEDLKIESPKVKIGVVGKYIELEDAYISIREALKHAGAANKVKVEIDWIKADNDFNIDSLSKYDGLLIPGGFGERGISGKIESVKYAINNKIPIFGICLGLHAMSIAIAQLNGHPEANSTEFDEDCSCPVIDMMEEQKKINNMGGTMRLGAYPCKVKEGTIAYEAYKDSQVSERHRHRYEVNNEYRDLLTDFGAVISGTSPDDFLVEMIELKDHPWFLGCQFHPEFKSRPNAPHPIFKSFIKAAKDNKQGKF, from the coding sequence ATGGTAAACTTGTCAAAATATATTGTAGTAACTGGTGGAGTAGTAAGTTCCATAGGAAAAGGAATAACTTCAGCATCAATAGGTAGAATATTAAGGTCTTATGGAGTAAATGTAACCGCAATAAAAATAGACCCATACCTAAACTGGGACTCCGGAACATTAAATCCATACCAACACGGAGAAGTATACGTAACAGATGACGGAATGGAATGTGACCTAGACTTAGGACATTACGAAAGGTTTCTAGACACAGAACTATCCGGAAAAGCAAACATCACAACAGGAAAAGTATACTCATCCGTCATAGAAAAAGAAAGAAAAGGAGAATATTTAGGATCCTGTGTACAAATAATACCACACATCACAGAAGAAATCAAAATAATGATACGTGATGTAGCCAAAAAAACAAAAGCAGAAGTAGTAATGGTTGAAGTTGGAGGAACCGTAGGAGACATAGAAAGTCAACCATTCATTGAAGCTGTAAGACAACTAAAAAACGAAGAAGGACATGAAAACTGTATGTTTGTACATGTAACCTATGTACCTTACCTAAAAGCAGCTAAAGAATTTAAAACAAAACCAACACAACACAGTACAAAAGAACTAAGAGGATTAGGAATAAACCCTGACATGATAGTATGCAGATCAGAACTATTACTAGATGACAACTTAAAAGAAAAAATAGCACACTTCTGTGACGTACCAAAAAATGCAGTCATAAATACACCTGATGCACATTCAATCTACGAAGTACCATTAACAATGTACTCCGAAAACGTTGGAAACATAGTTCTAGACCGCTTAGGAATGGAAAAACCAAACAAAGCAGACTTATATGAATGGAGCCAAATTGTAGAAGACTTAAAAATAGAATCACCAAAAGTAAAAATAGGTGTTGTAGGTAAATACATTGAACTAGAAGACGCATACATAAGTATCAGAGAAGCTCTAAAACATGCAGGTGCTGCAAACAAAGTTAAAGTTGAAATTGATTGGATAAAAGCAGATAATGATTTCAACATAGATTCTCTATCAAAATATGATGGATTATTAATTCCTGGAGGATTTGGAGAAAGAGGAATATCCGGAAAAATAGAATCTGTTAAATACGCAATAAACAATAAAATCCCAATCTTTGGTATATGCTTAGGATTACATGCAATGTCAATAGCAATAGCTCAACTAAATGGACATCCTGAAGCAAATAGTACCGAGTTTGATGAAGATTGTTCCTGTCCTGTGATTGATATGATGGAAGAACAGAAGAAAATTAACAACATGGGTGGAACTATGAGATTAGGAGCATATCCATGTAAAGTTAAAGAAGGAACTATTGCATATGAAGCATATAAAGATTCACAGGTATCTGAAAGACATAGACATAGATACGAAGTTAATAATGAGTATCGTGATTTATTAACTGATTTTGGTGCAGTAATTTCAGGAACTTCTCCTGATGATTTCTTAGTTGAAATGATTGAACTTAAAGATCATCCATGGTTCTTAGGATGTCAATTCCATCCAGAATTTAAATCAAGACCTAATGCTCCTCATCCAATATTCAAATCTTTCATTAAAGCAGCTAAAGACAATAAACAAGGCAAGTTTTAA
- a CDS encoding prepilin peptidase yields the protein MYIIKIFGIILVTMCCLIATYTDVKYQIIPNKLTFTTIILGISLVSIYFSLVGHFNLFYYISICAVFVFSYILWKLGVWAGGDVKLFTAVSTLLIPDFMNILPSYVINGISLPFNIFSLRVPAFYVMFNSILSIIPVVLIYVSIIIMKDKPYLKEKFIQSFNFKDVLLTVNSLIISYMIISELNVYHTLIKIIFLLILSYILSKILKYKIILIISTILVISQQILTANLIFYLTEFIIITVLITVKNIYHKSIIQDALTQNIDMNLLEEGMILQYPLYYKNQQYYFDKSNWYDFKDKGELICSNNACGLTNVEIKKLKKVYVNSTISIKKGLSFAPFILAGLIITLLLGNTYQLSIYLVGLI from the coding sequence TTGTATATAATTAAAATATTTGGAATAATTTTAGTAACTATGTGTTGTTTAATCGCAACATATACTGATGTCAAATATCAAATAATACCTAATAAATTAACATTTACAACAATCATTCTTGGTATTAGTTTAGTAAGTATTTATTTTTCTTTAGTTGGACATTTTAATCTTTTTTATTACATTTCAATATGTGCAGTATTTGTATTCTCATATATCTTATGGAAACTTGGAGTATGGGCTGGTGGTGATGTTAAATTATTTACTGCAGTATCTACATTGCTCATACCAGATTTTATGAATATATTGCCTAGTTATGTCATAAATGGTATTTCTTTACCGTTTAATATATTTTCTTTGAGAGTACCTGCGTTTTATGTAATGTTTAATAGTATACTGTCCATAATACCTGTTGTTCTAATATATGTGTCAATAATAATTATGAAAGATAAACCTTATTTAAAAGAAAAGTTCATCCAATCTTTTAATTTTAAAGATGTTTTATTAACAGTAAATTCATTAATCATATCTTATATGATAATTTCAGAATTAAATGTATATCATACTTTAATAAAAATAATATTTTTACTAATATTGTCTTATATCCTGTCAAAAATATTGAAATATAAAATAATACTGATAATATCCACAATATTAGTAATATCTCAGCAGATATTAACAGCTAATCTGATATTCTACTTAACTGAATTTATTATAATCACAGTATTAATTACGGTTAAAAATATTTATCATAAGAGCATAATACAGGATGCATTAACACAAAATATAGATATGAATTTATTAGAAGAAGGAATGATACTTCAATATCCATTATACTATAAAAATCAACAATATTACTTTGATAAAAGTAATTGGTATGATTTCAAAGATAAAGGAGAGTTAATATGTTCAAACAATGCATGTGGCTTAACAAATGTTGAAATAAAAAAATTAAAAAAGGTATATGTCAATTCAACAATATCTATAAAAAAAGGATTATCTTTTGCTCCATTTATATTAGCAGGATTAATAATTACATTATTGCTGGGAAATACGTATCAGCTTTCAATTTATTTGGTGGGGTTGATATAA
- a CDS encoding class III signal peptide-containing protein — translation MDNKGQIALEYLLIFFILLIILSIITIPLLYDGIEATNDVTKTVKVKSFLTELQKNVKLIYSLGAGSKRTIGVYVPADMVIYYTLRSGRHYVYTNLMLSDGSNKRVELEMPCKVSFNNNSNHYYSSLRKRWYYNVEVRWIESANGERSINIIFK, via the coding sequence TTGGATAATAAAGGCCAAATAGCTTTGGAATATTTGTTAATATTTTTTATTTTATTGATTATATTGTCAATAATAACTATTCCCCTTTTATATGATGGTATTGAAGCTACAAATGATGTGACAAAGACGGTTAAGGTTAAAAGTTTTTTAACAGAACTTCAAAAGAATGTTAAATTAATATATTCATTGGGTGCTGGTTCCAAGAGAACTATAGGTGTTTATGTTCCAGCAGATATGGTTATTTATTATACTCTTCGTAGTGGAAGACATTATGTTTATACTAATTTGATGTTATCTGATGGTTCTAATAAGAGGGTAGAGTTAGAAATGCCGTGTAAAGTTTCGTTTAATAATAATAGTAATCATTATTATTCGAGTTTAAGAAAGCGTTGGTATTATAATGTGGAGGTTAGATGGATTGAATCAGCAAATGGTGAGAGGAGTATTAATATAATTTTTAAATGA
- the cysE gene encoding serine O-acetyltransferase — MFETIKEDINTVFSNDPAAKSTIEVILCYPGLHALWLHKIAHWFWKKNHKLIGRFISHINRFLTGIEIHPGATIGRRFFIDHGMGVVIGETTIVGDDVLLYKGVVLGGTSLEAKKRHPTIGDRVVIGTNAIVLGDIEIGDDCKIGAGSVVTKPAPPDSTIVGIPGRTLESIRKQSQHKRDLEHGKIPDPITEILNTIIRRQEELEEIVYHENRSEEDRKIMYKELKELANKKEE; from the coding sequence ATGTTTGAGACAATAAAAGAAGACATAAACACTGTTTTCTCAAATGATCCTGCAGCAAAAAGCACAATAGAAGTCATACTCTGCTATCCAGGCCTACACGCCCTATGGCTACATAAAATCGCACACTGGTTCTGGAAAAAAAATCACAAACTAATCGGAAGATTTATCTCCCACATAAACCGATTCCTCACAGGAATAGAAATACACCCCGGAGCAACAATCGGAAGAAGATTCTTCATAGACCATGGAATGGGAGTAGTAATCGGAGAAACAACAATCGTAGGAGATGATGTTCTACTATACAAAGGAGTAGTACTCGGAGGAACAAGCCTAGAAGCAAAAAAAAGACATCCAACAATAGGTGACAGAGTAGTAATCGGTACCAACGCAATAGTACTTGGAGACATAGAAATAGGAGATGACTGTAAAATAGGCGCAGGATCAGTAGTAACAAAACCAGCACCACCAGATTCAACAATAGTAGGTATACCAGGAAGAACATTAGAATCAATACGTAAACAAAGCCAACATAAACGTGACTTAGAACACGGAAAAATACCAGACCCTATAACCGAAATATTAAACACTATAATAAGAAGACAAGAAGAATTAGAAGAAATAGTATACCATGAAAACAGATCAGAAGAAGACAGAAAAATTATGTACAAAGAATTAAAAGAATTAGCAAATAAAAAAGAAGAATAA
- the cysK gene encoding cysteine synthase A — protein MENIPILKKPIANDITETIGNTPLVKINKLTEGIDATVLVKVESFNPVSSVKDRVAVSLIEDAEKQGKINKDTTIIEPTSGNTGVALAFAAAAKGYKLKIILPESFSIERRKLVKIFGADLVLTPASEGIPGAIKEAERLNKEIENSIILQQFENPANPKIHEILTGEEIYTDTDGKVDIVVSAAGTGGTATGIARAIKPKKENFQLIVVEAASSPIISKGEKGPHKIQGISPGFVADTLDLDVIDEVITVEDEDAGKGTINLAQKEGILAGISSGAAIHAAIEVAKRPENKGKTIVAILPDTGERYLSVDWLSEIYYDLD, from the coding sequence ATAGAAAATATACCAATATTAAAAAAACCAATAGCAAACGACATAACAGAAACAATAGGAAACACACCACTAGTAAAAATAAACAAACTAACTGAAGGAATCGACGCAACAGTACTAGTAAAAGTAGAATCATTCAATCCAGTAAGCAGTGTAAAAGACAGAGTAGCAGTATCATTAATAGAAGACGCAGAAAAACAAGGAAAAATAAACAAAGATACAACAATCATCGAACCAACAAGTGGAAACACAGGAGTAGCACTAGCATTCGCAGCAGCAGCCAAAGGATACAAACTCAAAATAATACTACCAGAATCATTCTCAATAGAAAGAAGAAAACTAGTAAAAATATTCGGAGCAGACCTAGTACTAACACCAGCATCCGAAGGAATACCAGGAGCAATCAAAGAAGCAGAAAGACTAAACAAAGAAATAGAAAACTCAATAATACTACAACAATTCGAAAACCCAGCAAACCCAAAAATACATGAAATACTAACAGGAGAAGAAATCTACACAGACACAGACGGAAAAGTAGACATAGTAGTATCCGCAGCAGGAACAGGAGGAACAGCAACAGGAATAGCAAGAGCAATAAAACCAAAAAAAGAAAACTTCCAACTAATAGTAGTAGAAGCAGCATCATCACCAATAATCTCCAAAGGAGAAAAAGGACCACATAAAATACAAGGAATCAGCCCAGGATTTGTAGCAGACACATTAGACCTCGATGTAATAGATGAAGTAATAACAGTAGAAGACGAAGATGCAGGTAAAGGAACAATCAACTTAGCACAAAAAGAAGGAATCCTCGCAGGAATATCATCAGGAGCAGCAATACACGCAGCAATAGAAGTAGCAAAAAGACCAGAAAACAAAGGAAAAACTATAGTAGCAATATTACCAGATACTGGAGAAAGATATTTAAGCGTAGACTGGTTATCTGAAATATATTACGATTTAGATTAA
- a CDS encoding class I adenylate-forming enzyme family protein, whose product MINVTTFLDANACRLDKPVYYSIDKNKKYTSRDILGIISHLGRTLKKLGIKKQDRVVIYLENSPEYLFSFLALWRIGAVAVPTNRIYTIPELKYYIKDSGAKLIITDHEINEIDIPCYQIPLLDEYTNEKILEAENTSWDDLCQLQYTSGTTGKPKGAMLTHGNWFSAIHNECDVLKMNQDSVMFCIYPMAHVGISWAISALRAAALCITKNRYTFEEYLDIIYENSVTHATGMPPVIHSIVSNPELVSNKLYTVKCIISGGGPLHQDTWKKFYKKYGIPVLNAYGSSETIVIGTGTVIRPEDYASADKYESVGHPVCFTEIKIVDTEDPSKTLKQKETGEIALRGPSTTIGYWNNPQANKETFTEDGWYLSGDIGYIDDDQRLFITDRKKDMIIMSGWKIYPTEVEEVLIAHDSVDEIAIFSIPHEHRGEIPAAAVIWKEEPDEEGLLEYARQNLARYKIPRKIFTVTELPRVNNWKLLRKDLKEKLL is encoded by the coding sequence ATGATAAATGTAACAACTTTTTTAGATGCTAACGCTTGTAGATTAGATAAGCCAGTATATTATTCCATAGACAAAAACAAGAAATATACATCACGAGATATCTTAGGAATAATATCACACTTGGGAAGAACATTAAAAAAATTAGGAATAAAAAAACAAGACAGAGTAGTAATATACCTAGAAAACTCTCCAGAATACTTATTCTCCTTCTTAGCATTATGGAGAATAGGTGCAGTAGCAGTACCAACAAACAGAATATACACAATACCCGAACTAAAATATTACATAAAAGACTCAGGTGCAAAACTAATCATAACCGACCATGAAATAAATGAAATAGACATTCCATGTTACCAAATACCATTATTAGATGAATATACAAATGAAAAAATATTGGAAGCAGAAAACACATCATGGGACGATTTATGTCAATTACAATATACAAGCGGAACAACAGGCAAACCAAAAGGAGCAATGTTAACCCATGGAAACTGGTTTAGTGCAATACACAATGAATGTGACGTGCTAAAAATGAATCAGGACAGTGTCATGTTCTGCATTTACCCTATGGCACATGTCGGAATCTCATGGGCAATTTCAGCACTAAGAGCAGCAGCATTATGCATAACCAAAAACAGATACACATTCGAAGAATACCTTGACATTATATATGAAAACAGTGTAACTCATGCAACAGGAATGCCACCAGTAATACATTCAATAGTATCAAACCCAGAACTAGTATCTAACAAACTATACACAGTAAAATGCATAATATCTGGTGGAGGACCATTACACCAAGACACGTGGAAAAAATTCTATAAAAAATACGGAATACCCGTACTAAATGCTTATGGATCATCAGAAACAATAGTCATAGGAACAGGAACAGTCATACGACCAGAAGATTATGCCTCAGCAGATAAATATGAAAGTGTAGGACACCCCGTATGTTTCACAGAAATAAAAATTGTTGACACTGAAGATCCATCAAAAACATTAAAACAAAAAGAAACAGGAGAAATAGCACTACGTGGACCTTCCACCACAATCGGATACTGGAATAACCCACAAGCCAATAAGGAAACATTCACAGAAGACGGCTGGTACCTGTCCGGTGATATAGGATACATTGATGATGATCAAAGACTATTCATAACCGACCGTAAAAAAGACATGATAATAATGTCTGGATGGAAAATATACCCTACCGAAGTTGAAGAAGTATTAATAGCACATGACTCAGTAGATGAAATAGCAATATTCAGCATACCTCACGAACATCGCGGAGAAATACCAGCTGCTGCCGTAATATGGAAAGAAGAACCTGATGAAGAAGGATTACTAGAATATGCCCGACAAAACCTGGCAAGATATAAAATTCCTAGAAAAATTTTCACAGTAACAGAATTACCTCGAGTAAATAATTGGAAACTGCTAAGAAAAGACTTAAAAGAAAAATTATTATAA
- a CDS encoding metal-dependent transcriptional regulator, translating to MHGKNISENVEEYLETIYKKSLTDNMAKTTEISKDLGIAPGSVTQMLKKLEEEGYVNYYQYKGVKLTDKGYKIAESIVRKHRLLETFLYNTLGIEMEDLHEQACAMEHSLSDEAERKLCQLLEYPNQCPDDHNVIPVCDLDIATCYECSKMQSIKDIPKRIENLISVGNMAPKEVGTIKFIRGDNDQLKELLDIGITLETKITLISAAPLNGPVKILVEDKEVQIDKDVSYNLFVVIE from the coding sequence ATGCATGGAAAGAATATAAGTGAGAATGTAGAAGAATATTTAGAAACCATTTACAAAAAAAGTCTCACAGATAACATGGCAAAGACAACAGAGATTTCAAAAGATTTAGGAATCGCTCCCGGCAGTGTAACACAAATGCTTAAGAAATTAGAAGAAGAAGGTTACGTAAATTACTACCAATACAAAGGAGTAAAATTAACAGATAAAGGTTATAAAATTGCAGAAAGTATAGTTCGTAAACATAGATTACTGGAAACATTCTTATACAACACATTAGGTATTGAAATGGAAGACCTACATGAACAAGCATGTGCAATGGAACATTCATTATCTGATGAAGCCGAAAGAAAATTATGCCAACTATTAGAATACCCAAATCAATGCCCAGATGATCATAATGTTATCCCAGTATGTGACTTGGACATAGCCACATGTTATGAATGTTCAAAAATGCAAAGCATTAAAGATATACCTAAAAGAATAGAAAACCTAATATCTGTAGGAAACATGGCTCCAAAAGAAGTTGGTACAATAAAATTTATCCGAGGAGACAATGACCAACTCAAGGAATTGCTCGATATAGGAATAACATTAGAAACTAAAATAACATTAATTAGTGCTGCACCATTAAATGGACCTGTAAAAATATTAGTTGAAGATAAAGAAGTACAAATTGATAAAGATGTATCCTATAATTTATTTGTAGTAATCGAATAA
- the rd gene encoding rubredoxin has protein sequence MAKYKCMLCGWVYDSEKGDEAHGIAPGTSFEDLPDDWKCPLCGAGKDMFQAQ, from the coding sequence ATGGCAAAATATAAATGTATGTTATGTGGATGGGTATACGACTCAGAAAAAGGAGACGAAGCACACGGAATAGCACCAGGCACATCATTTGAAGATTTACCTGATGACTGGAAATGCCCATTATGTGGTGCAGGAAAAGACATGTTCCAAGCACAATAA
- a CDS encoding 2-phosphoglycerate kinase encodes MLLVEGVVGGKKYREPFSKGILSKSLVRSEVDPDKAYEIASEVEESITNDGTTVISVTDLIKIVKEKLKEDDPVLAKKYIIWKEIRRSKDPLIILIGGASGIGTSSISFELANRLGIKSLLSTDMIREVMRKMVSKQLCPTLFESSYTAEEALKTPAPPEFDKTLLGFKDHVETVSVGLTGVIERSIKEGISIVIEGVHIVPGFIDEELLNTPNVYMFVLALSDEEIHRGRFYSRCRQLWARRPLKRYLKNFTSIRKTHNYIVNVADKHDVPVIENIDVTTTIDEIIEHILEVKQQERLEKKQK; translated from the coding sequence ATGTTACTAGTTGAAGGAGTAGTTGGTGGAAAAAAATACAGAGAACCATTCTCAAAAGGAATCCTTTCAAAATCATTAGTAAGATCAGAAGTTGATCCAGACAAAGCATATGAAATAGCTTCTGAAGTAGAAGAATCAATCACAAACGATGGGACAACAGTAATTTCAGTTACTGATTTAATAAAAATAGTTAAAGAAAAACTAAAAGAAGACGACCCAGTATTAGCAAAAAAATATATAATATGGAAAGAAATAAGAAGATCTAAAGATCCATTAATAATACTTATAGGTGGAGCATCAGGGATAGGAACATCATCAATTTCTTTCGAATTAGCAAATAGGCTGGGAATAAAAAGTTTACTAAGTACTGATATGATACGTGAAGTAATGAGAAAAATGGTATCAAAACAGTTATGTCCAACACTATTTGAATCAAGTTACACAGCAGAAGAAGCATTAAAAACACCCGCACCACCAGAATTTGATAAAACATTACTCGGATTTAAAGATCATGTAGAAACAGTAAGTGTAGGATTAACCGGCGTAATAGAACGTTCAATAAAAGAAGGTATAAGCATAGTAATAGAAGGAGTGCATATAGTACCAGGATTTATTGATGAAGAACTATTAAACACACCAAACGTTTACATGTTTGTATTAGCATTATCCGATGAAGAAATACATAGAGGAAGATTCTACTCAAGATGTCGTCAATTATGGGCAAGAAGACCATTAAAAAGATACCTTAAAAACTTCACATCAATTAGAAAAACACATAATTACATAGTAAATGTTGCAGATAAACATGATGTACCAGTAATAGAAAATATTGATGTAACAACAACTATAGATGAAATAATAGAACACATCTTAGAAGTAAAACAACAAGAAAGATTAGAGAAAAAACAAAAATAA